The following proteins come from a genomic window of Sebastes fasciatus isolate fSebFas1 chromosome 6, fSebFas1.pri, whole genome shotgun sequence:
- the LOC141769977 gene encoding tetratricopeptide repeat protein 16-like isoform X3, translating into METLEERNEQKQAEEQSLFPTAVSEEELDEARRKSSFRRLFGSSKIFLAPAEKRLQRPDLQGSLILRSKAAEHYTKGKEAMGKSQYEKAVICFSKAITLQPQQTELCVSQAEAYLQLCDFQSAAACYKRLWHLEPRAFSARLAFIYYLQGQCLFDRGLLSEALEAFGRAAEVKPGCRALEVRRLACLTAAGRHADCLKLVNGWMLSDAPTSDLYVLRARLHKLLHKTSRCFQDVKSALALTPACPAAGALLLQLQEAGERARLKAVDRAVTGQLPEAVCMINVALENQPQDARLYLFRGILYRRLKDFTAAIEDLVQAVELNEEEEEEEVRGQAERGSVEEEVHFQLVLAYNDFAVQCFSRGLYAEATLLLNKAIGEEKGQAGLYLNRGDCFFKQCEWCFALADYQQAEEMMRPDDPAVRLRLAVLHNTLGSFCFQDGCFEEAADMFSLAVQYNPAASRYYENRSKTFRKLLNTEGARRDLICMLILDPTNEELPPMLMSLFPGCSGSEVLSSPAGQEVRVQLMDSIQTCSSSSDQQRLSEKLLKTTLTNDNTASSSEDPSDAGQELKLCVNRQEMEITVKEVVPSFLHHRPTGPQ; encoded by the exons ATGGAGACTTTGGAGGAGAGGAATGAGCAGAAG caggcagaggagcagagtttATTTCCCACTGCGGTGTCAGAGGAGGAGCTGGATGAGGCTCGGAGGAAAAGCTCCTTCAGGCGGCTTTTTGGCTCCAGTAAAATCTTTCTGGCACCGGCAGAGAAACGGCTTCAGAGACCAGATCTGCAGGGGAGCCTGATCCTCCGGAGCAAGGCCGCAGAGCA TTACACAAAAGGAAAAGAGGCGATGGGAAAGTCCCAGTATGAGAAGGCTGTGATCTGCTTCTCCAAAGCCATCACACTGCAGCCACAACAG acggAGCTGTGTGTGAGCCAGGCGGAGGCCTACCTGCAGCTGTGTGACTTCCAGTCAGCAGCAGCCTGTTATAAACGGCTCTGGCACCTGGAGCCCAGAGCTTTCAGCGCCCGCTTGGCCTTCATCTACTACCTCCAG GGTCAGTGTCTGTTCGACCGAGGCCTTCTCTCAGAGGCTCTGGAGGCCTTCGGCAGAGCTGCCGAGGTGAAGCCCGGCTGCAGGGCCTTAGAGGTCAGAAG GCTGGCCTGTCTGACAGCTGCTGGTCGCCACGCCGACTGTCTGAAGCTGGTGAACGGCTGGATGCTGTCGGACGCTccgacctctgacctttacGTCCTCAGAGCCCGACTGCACAAACTGCTCCACAAG ACATCACGTTGTTTTCAGGATGTGAAGTCGGCGTTGGCGTTGACGCCAGCGTGTCCGGCGGCCGGagccctgctgctgcagctgcaggaggccGGTGAACGGGCCAGACTGAAGGCCGTGGACAGAGCTGTGACCGGCCAGCTGCCTGAAGCCGTCTGCATGATCAACGTCGCTCTGGAGAACCAGCCGCAGGACGCACGCCTCTACCTTTTCAG AGGGATTCTGTACCGACGTCTGAAAGACTTCACAGCCGCCATCGAGGACCTGGTCCAGGCTGTGGAGCtgaacgaggaggaggaggaggaggaggtcagaggtcaggctgAGCGTGGCTCTGTGGAAGAGGAGGTGCACTTTCAGCTGGTCCTCGCCTACAATGACTTTGCCGTTCAGTGCTTCAGCAGAGGCCTCTACGCTGAGGCCACGCTGCTGCTCAACAAGGCCATCGGGGAGGAGAAGGGCCAGGCGGGCCTCTACCTGAACCGAGGCG attgTTTCTTTAAGCAGTGTGAGTGGTGTTTTGCTCTGGCTGACTACCAGCAGGCGGAGGAGATGATGCGTCCCGATGACCCGGCCGTACGGCTCCGCCTCGCCGTCCTCCACAACACGCTGGGCTCGTTCTGCTTCCAGGACGG gtgtTTCGAGGAGGCGGCTGACATGTTTTCCCTGGCCGTCCAGTACAACCCCGCAGCCAGCCGGTACTATGAGAACAGATCCAAGACCTTCAGGAAGCTCCTGAACACGGAGGGAGCCAGACGGGACCTCATCTGCATGCTGATCCTGGATCCCACCAACGAGGAG CTGCCTCCGATGCTCATGAGTCTGTTCCCGGGCTGCAGCGGGTCCGAGGTTTTGTCCAGTCCAGCAGGACAGGAAGTCAGAGTCCAGCTGATGGACTCGATCCAgacctgcagctcctcctccgaTCAACAGAG ACTGAGTGAGAAGCTCCTGAAGACGACTCTGACCAATGACAACACAGCGAGCTCATCAGAAGATCCGTCTGACGCAGGACAAGAGCTGAAACTGTGTGTGAACCGACAGGAGATGGAGATAACG GTTAAGGAAGTGGTTCCATCATTTCTGCACCACCGTCCAACTGGGCCCCAGTGA
- the mymk gene encoding protein myomaker, producing MGAFIAKMLLPTVSSLVFLPAASVAAKRGFHMEAMVYFFTMFFTVIYHACDGPGLSILCFMRYDVLEYFSVYGTALSMWVTLIALGDFDEPQRSSITMFGVLSIAVRIYQDRWGYGIYSGPIGSAVFIITVKWLQKMKQLRAVYPEKKVYTQQVGPGCCFGALALMLRFYFEEWDYAYVHSFYHLSLAVSFVLLLPKKNRYAGTGRNAAKLSCWALCCCSMSPGTTKEKTDKTAKKKSSSRTVWTIPTEKLWTRRCSTPILPLYNPPPSTPVKGTSISKLKEMNGWK from the exons ATGGGCGCATTCATCGCCAAGATGCTGCTTCCGACCGTCAGCAGCCTGGTGTTTCTGCCCGCCGCCAGCGTGGCCGCCAAGAGGGGCTTCCACATGGAGGCCATGGTCTACTTCTTCACCATGTTCTTCACCGTG ATCTACCATGCGTGTGATGGACCGGGCCTCTCCATCCTGTGTTTCATGAGGTACGACGTTCTGGAGTACTTCAGCGTTTACGGCACGGCTCTCTCCATGTGGGTCACGCTGATCG CTCTGGGCGACTTCGATGAGCCCCAGCGCTCCAGCATCACCATGTTCGGAGTGTTGTCCATCGCAGTGAGGATCTACCAGGACCGCTGGGGCTACGGGATCTACTCCGGACCCATCGGATCGGCCGTCTTCATCATCACTGTCAAATGG CTGCAGAAGATGAAGCAGCTGAGGGCGGTGTATCCGGAGAAGAAGGTGTACACGCAGCAGGTCGGTCCGGGCTGCTGCTTCGGTGCTCTCGCTCTGATGCTGCGTTTCTACTTTGAG GAATGGGACTACGCCTACGTCCACAGCTTCTACCATCTGTCTCTGGCGGTGTCCTTCGTCCTGCTGCTGCCAAAGAAGAACCGCTACGCAGGGACGGGACGAAACGCCGCCAAGCTCAGCTGCTGGGCTCTCTGCTGCTGC TCCATGTCCCCGGGTACTACTAAAGAGAAGACAGACAAGACGGCGAAGAAGAAGTCTTCGTCTCGGACCGTGTGGACAATCCCCACCGAGAAGCTGTGGACGCGACGCTGCAGCACCCCCATCCTGCCTCTCTACAACCCCCCACCCTCCACACCCGTCAAAGGGACCAGCATCAGCAAGCTCAAAGAGATGAACGGCTGGAAGTGA
- the LOC141769977 gene encoding tetratricopeptide repeat protein 16-like isoform X2: METLEERNEQKAEEQSLFPTAVSEEELDEARRKSSFRRLFGSSKIFLAPAEKRLQRPDLQGSLILRSKAAEHYTKGKEAMGKSQYEKAVICFSKAITLQPQQTELCVSQAEAYLQLCDFQSAAACYKRLWHLEPRAFSARLAFIYYLQGQCLFDRGLLSEALEAFGRAAEVKPGCRALEVRRLACLTAAGRHADCLKLVNGWMLSDAPTSDLYVLRARLHKLLHKTSRCFQDVKSALALTPACPAAGALLLQLQEAGERARLKAVDRAVTGQLPEAVCMINVALENQPQDARLYLFRGILYRRLKDFTAAIEDLVQAVELNEEEEEEEVRGQAERGSVEEEVHFQLVLAYNDFAVQCFSRGLYAEATLLLNKAIGEEKGQAGLYLNRGDCFFKQCEWCFALADYQQAEEMMRPDDPAVRLRLAVLHNTLGSFCFQDGCFEEAADMFSLAVQYNPAASRYYENRSKTFRKLLNTEGARRDLICMLILDPTNEELPPMLMSLFPGCSGSEVLSSPAGQEVRVQLMDSIQTCSSSSDQQRLSEKLLKTTLTNDNTASSSEDPSDAGQELKLCVNRQEMEITVRSRLQVKEVVPSFLHHRPTGPQ, translated from the exons ATGGAGACTTTGGAGGAGAGGAATGAGCAGAAG gcagaggagcagagtttATTTCCCACTGCGGTGTCAGAGGAGGAGCTGGATGAGGCTCGGAGGAAAAGCTCCTTCAGGCGGCTTTTTGGCTCCAGTAAAATCTTTCTGGCACCGGCAGAGAAACGGCTTCAGAGACCAGATCTGCAGGGGAGCCTGATCCTCCGGAGCAAGGCCGCAGAGCA TTACACAAAAGGAAAAGAGGCGATGGGAAAGTCCCAGTATGAGAAGGCTGTGATCTGCTTCTCCAAAGCCATCACACTGCAGCCACAACAG acggAGCTGTGTGTGAGCCAGGCGGAGGCCTACCTGCAGCTGTGTGACTTCCAGTCAGCAGCAGCCTGTTATAAACGGCTCTGGCACCTGGAGCCCAGAGCTTTCAGCGCCCGCTTGGCCTTCATCTACTACCTCCAG GGTCAGTGTCTGTTCGACCGAGGCCTTCTCTCAGAGGCTCTGGAGGCCTTCGGCAGAGCTGCCGAGGTGAAGCCCGGCTGCAGGGCCTTAGAGGTCAGAAG GCTGGCCTGTCTGACAGCTGCTGGTCGCCACGCCGACTGTCTGAAGCTGGTGAACGGCTGGATGCTGTCGGACGCTccgacctctgacctttacGTCCTCAGAGCCCGACTGCACAAACTGCTCCACAAG ACATCACGTTGTTTTCAGGATGTGAAGTCGGCGTTGGCGTTGACGCCAGCGTGTCCGGCGGCCGGagccctgctgctgcagctgcaggaggccGGTGAACGGGCCAGACTGAAGGCCGTGGACAGAGCTGTGACCGGCCAGCTGCCTGAAGCCGTCTGCATGATCAACGTCGCTCTGGAGAACCAGCCGCAGGACGCACGCCTCTACCTTTTCAG AGGGATTCTGTACCGACGTCTGAAAGACTTCACAGCCGCCATCGAGGACCTGGTCCAGGCTGTGGAGCtgaacgaggaggaggaggaggaggaggtcagaggtcaggctgAGCGTGGCTCTGTGGAAGAGGAGGTGCACTTTCAGCTGGTCCTCGCCTACAATGACTTTGCCGTTCAGTGCTTCAGCAGAGGCCTCTACGCTGAGGCCACGCTGCTGCTCAACAAGGCCATCGGGGAGGAGAAGGGCCAGGCGGGCCTCTACCTGAACCGAGGCG attgTTTCTTTAAGCAGTGTGAGTGGTGTTTTGCTCTGGCTGACTACCAGCAGGCGGAGGAGATGATGCGTCCCGATGACCCGGCCGTACGGCTCCGCCTCGCCGTCCTCCACAACACGCTGGGCTCGTTCTGCTTCCAGGACGG gtgtTTCGAGGAGGCGGCTGACATGTTTTCCCTGGCCGTCCAGTACAACCCCGCAGCCAGCCGGTACTATGAGAACAGATCCAAGACCTTCAGGAAGCTCCTGAACACGGAGGGAGCCAGACGGGACCTCATCTGCATGCTGATCCTGGATCCCACCAACGAGGAG CTGCCTCCGATGCTCATGAGTCTGTTCCCGGGCTGCAGCGGGTCCGAGGTTTTGTCCAGTCCAGCAGGACAGGAAGTCAGAGTCCAGCTGATGGACTCGATCCAgacctgcagctcctcctccgaTCAACAGAG ACTGAGTGAGAAGCTCCTGAAGACGACTCTGACCAATGACAACACAGCGAGCTCATCAGAAGATCCGTCTGACGCAGGACAAGAGCTGAAACTGTGTGTGAACCGACAGGAGATGGAGATAACGGTGAGGAGCCGTCTGCAG GTTAAGGAAGTGGTTCCATCATTTCTGCACCACCGTCCAACTGGGCCCCAGTGA
- the LOC141769977 gene encoding tetratricopeptide repeat protein 16-like isoform X1 has product METLEERNEQKQAEEQSLFPTAVSEEELDEARRKSSFRRLFGSSKIFLAPAEKRLQRPDLQGSLILRSKAAEHYTKGKEAMGKSQYEKAVICFSKAITLQPQQTELCVSQAEAYLQLCDFQSAAACYKRLWHLEPRAFSARLAFIYYLQGQCLFDRGLLSEALEAFGRAAEVKPGCRALEVRRLACLTAAGRHADCLKLVNGWMLSDAPTSDLYVLRARLHKLLHKTSRCFQDVKSALALTPACPAAGALLLQLQEAGERARLKAVDRAVTGQLPEAVCMINVALENQPQDARLYLFRGILYRRLKDFTAAIEDLVQAVELNEEEEEEEVRGQAERGSVEEEVHFQLVLAYNDFAVQCFSRGLYAEATLLLNKAIGEEKGQAGLYLNRGDCFFKQCEWCFALADYQQAEEMMRPDDPAVRLRLAVLHNTLGSFCFQDGCFEEAADMFSLAVQYNPAASRYYENRSKTFRKLLNTEGARRDLICMLILDPTNEELPPMLMSLFPGCSGSEVLSSPAGQEVRVQLMDSIQTCSSSSDQQRLSEKLLKTTLTNDNTASSSEDPSDAGQELKLCVNRQEMEITVRSRLQVKEVVPSFLHHRPTGPQ; this is encoded by the exons ATGGAGACTTTGGAGGAGAGGAATGAGCAGAAG caggcagaggagcagagtttATTTCCCACTGCGGTGTCAGAGGAGGAGCTGGATGAGGCTCGGAGGAAAAGCTCCTTCAGGCGGCTTTTTGGCTCCAGTAAAATCTTTCTGGCACCGGCAGAGAAACGGCTTCAGAGACCAGATCTGCAGGGGAGCCTGATCCTCCGGAGCAAGGCCGCAGAGCA TTACACAAAAGGAAAAGAGGCGATGGGAAAGTCCCAGTATGAGAAGGCTGTGATCTGCTTCTCCAAAGCCATCACACTGCAGCCACAACAG acggAGCTGTGTGTGAGCCAGGCGGAGGCCTACCTGCAGCTGTGTGACTTCCAGTCAGCAGCAGCCTGTTATAAACGGCTCTGGCACCTGGAGCCCAGAGCTTTCAGCGCCCGCTTGGCCTTCATCTACTACCTCCAG GGTCAGTGTCTGTTCGACCGAGGCCTTCTCTCAGAGGCTCTGGAGGCCTTCGGCAGAGCTGCCGAGGTGAAGCCCGGCTGCAGGGCCTTAGAGGTCAGAAG GCTGGCCTGTCTGACAGCTGCTGGTCGCCACGCCGACTGTCTGAAGCTGGTGAACGGCTGGATGCTGTCGGACGCTccgacctctgacctttacGTCCTCAGAGCCCGACTGCACAAACTGCTCCACAAG ACATCACGTTGTTTTCAGGATGTGAAGTCGGCGTTGGCGTTGACGCCAGCGTGTCCGGCGGCCGGagccctgctgctgcagctgcaggaggccGGTGAACGGGCCAGACTGAAGGCCGTGGACAGAGCTGTGACCGGCCAGCTGCCTGAAGCCGTCTGCATGATCAACGTCGCTCTGGAGAACCAGCCGCAGGACGCACGCCTCTACCTTTTCAG AGGGATTCTGTACCGACGTCTGAAAGACTTCACAGCCGCCATCGAGGACCTGGTCCAGGCTGTGGAGCtgaacgaggaggaggaggaggaggaggtcagaggtcaggctgAGCGTGGCTCTGTGGAAGAGGAGGTGCACTTTCAGCTGGTCCTCGCCTACAATGACTTTGCCGTTCAGTGCTTCAGCAGAGGCCTCTACGCTGAGGCCACGCTGCTGCTCAACAAGGCCATCGGGGAGGAGAAGGGCCAGGCGGGCCTCTACCTGAACCGAGGCG attgTTTCTTTAAGCAGTGTGAGTGGTGTTTTGCTCTGGCTGACTACCAGCAGGCGGAGGAGATGATGCGTCCCGATGACCCGGCCGTACGGCTCCGCCTCGCCGTCCTCCACAACACGCTGGGCTCGTTCTGCTTCCAGGACGG gtgtTTCGAGGAGGCGGCTGACATGTTTTCCCTGGCCGTCCAGTACAACCCCGCAGCCAGCCGGTACTATGAGAACAGATCCAAGACCTTCAGGAAGCTCCTGAACACGGAGGGAGCCAGACGGGACCTCATCTGCATGCTGATCCTGGATCCCACCAACGAGGAG CTGCCTCCGATGCTCATGAGTCTGTTCCCGGGCTGCAGCGGGTCCGAGGTTTTGTCCAGTCCAGCAGGACAGGAAGTCAGAGTCCAGCTGATGGACTCGATCCAgacctgcagctcctcctccgaTCAACAGAG ACTGAGTGAGAAGCTCCTGAAGACGACTCTGACCAATGACAACACAGCGAGCTCATCAGAAGATCCGTCTGACGCAGGACAAGAGCTGAAACTGTGTGTGAACCGACAGGAGATGGAGATAACGGTGAGGAGCCGTCTGCAG GTTAAGGAAGTGGTTCCATCATTTCTGCACCACCGTCCAACTGGGCCCCAGTGA
- the LOC141769977 gene encoding tetratricopeptide repeat protein 16-like isoform X5, whose amino-acid sequence MGKSQYEKAVICFSKAITLQPQQTELCVSQAEAYLQLCDFQSAAACYKRLWHLEPRAFSARLAFIYYLQGQCLFDRGLLSEALEAFGRAAEVKPGCRALEVRRLACLTAAGRHADCLKLVNGWMLSDAPTSDLYVLRARLHKLLHKTSRCFQDVKSALALTPACPAAGALLLQLQEAGERARLKAVDRAVTGQLPEAVCMINVALENQPQDARLYLFRGILYRRLKDFTAAIEDLVQAVELNEEEEEEEVRGQAERGSVEEEVHFQLVLAYNDFAVQCFSRGLYAEATLLLNKAIGEEKGQAGLYLNRGDCFFKQCEWCFALADYQQAEEMMRPDDPAVRLRLAVLHNTLGSFCFQDGCFEEAADMFSLAVQYNPAASRYYENRSKTFRKLLNTEGARRDLICMLILDPTNEELPPMLMSLFPGCSGSEVLSSPAGQEVRVQLMDSIQTCSSSSDQQRLSEKLLKTTLTNDNTASSSEDPSDAGQELKLCVNRQEMEITVRSRLQVKEVVPSFLHHRPTGPQ is encoded by the exons ATGGGAAAGTCCCAGTATGAGAAGGCTGTGATCTGCTTCTCCAAAGCCATCACACTGCAGCCACAACAG acggAGCTGTGTGTGAGCCAGGCGGAGGCCTACCTGCAGCTGTGTGACTTCCAGTCAGCAGCAGCCTGTTATAAACGGCTCTGGCACCTGGAGCCCAGAGCTTTCAGCGCCCGCTTGGCCTTCATCTACTACCTCCAG GGTCAGTGTCTGTTCGACCGAGGCCTTCTCTCAGAGGCTCTGGAGGCCTTCGGCAGAGCTGCCGAGGTGAAGCCCGGCTGCAGGGCCTTAGAGGTCAGAAG GCTGGCCTGTCTGACAGCTGCTGGTCGCCACGCCGACTGTCTGAAGCTGGTGAACGGCTGGATGCTGTCGGACGCTccgacctctgacctttacGTCCTCAGAGCCCGACTGCACAAACTGCTCCACAAG ACATCACGTTGTTTTCAGGATGTGAAGTCGGCGTTGGCGTTGACGCCAGCGTGTCCGGCGGCCGGagccctgctgctgcagctgcaggaggccGGTGAACGGGCCAGACTGAAGGCCGTGGACAGAGCTGTGACCGGCCAGCTGCCTGAAGCCGTCTGCATGATCAACGTCGCTCTGGAGAACCAGCCGCAGGACGCACGCCTCTACCTTTTCAG AGGGATTCTGTACCGACGTCTGAAAGACTTCACAGCCGCCATCGAGGACCTGGTCCAGGCTGTGGAGCtgaacgaggaggaggaggaggaggaggtcagaggtcaggctgAGCGTGGCTCTGTGGAAGAGGAGGTGCACTTTCAGCTGGTCCTCGCCTACAATGACTTTGCCGTTCAGTGCTTCAGCAGAGGCCTCTACGCTGAGGCCACGCTGCTGCTCAACAAGGCCATCGGGGAGGAGAAGGGCCAGGCGGGCCTCTACCTGAACCGAGGCG attgTTTCTTTAAGCAGTGTGAGTGGTGTTTTGCTCTGGCTGACTACCAGCAGGCGGAGGAGATGATGCGTCCCGATGACCCGGCCGTACGGCTCCGCCTCGCCGTCCTCCACAACACGCTGGGCTCGTTCTGCTTCCAGGACGG gtgtTTCGAGGAGGCGGCTGACATGTTTTCCCTGGCCGTCCAGTACAACCCCGCAGCCAGCCGGTACTATGAGAACAGATCCAAGACCTTCAGGAAGCTCCTGAACACGGAGGGAGCCAGACGGGACCTCATCTGCATGCTGATCCTGGATCCCACCAACGAGGAG CTGCCTCCGATGCTCATGAGTCTGTTCCCGGGCTGCAGCGGGTCCGAGGTTTTGTCCAGTCCAGCAGGACAGGAAGTCAGAGTCCAGCTGATGGACTCGATCCAgacctgcagctcctcctccgaTCAACAGAG ACTGAGTGAGAAGCTCCTGAAGACGACTCTGACCAATGACAACACAGCGAGCTCATCAGAAGATCCGTCTGACGCAGGACAAGAGCTGAAACTGTGTGTGAACCGACAGGAGATGGAGATAACGGTGAGGAGCCGTCTGCAG GTTAAGGAAGTGGTTCCATCATTTCTGCACCACCGTCCAACTGGGCCCCAGTGA
- the LOC141769977 gene encoding tetratricopeptide repeat protein 16-like isoform X4 — protein METLEERNEQKAEEQSLFPTAVSEEELDEARRKSSFRRLFGSSKIFLAPAEKRLQRPDLQGSLILRSKAAEHYTKGKEAMGKSQYEKAVICFSKAITLQPQQTELCVSQAEAYLQLCDFQSAAACYKRLWHLEPRAFSARLAFIYYLQGQCLFDRGLLSEALEAFGRAAEVKPGCRALEVRRLACLTAAGRHADCLKLVNGWMLSDAPTSDLYVLRARLHKLLHKTSRCFQDVKSALALTPACPAAGALLLQLQEAGERARLKAVDRAVTGQLPEAVCMINVALENQPQDARLYLFRGILYRRLKDFTAAIEDLVQAVELNEEEEEEEVRGQAERGSVEEEVHFQLVLAYNDFAVQCFSRGLYAEATLLLNKAIGEEKGQAGLYLNRGDCFFKQCEWCFALADYQQAEEMMRPDDPAVRLRLAVLHNTLGSFCFQDGCFEEAADMFSLAVQYNPAASRYYENRSKTFRKLLNTEGARRDLICMLILDPTNEELPPMLMSLFPGCSGSEVLSSPAGQEVRVQLMDSIQTCSSSSDQQRLSEKLLKTTLTNDNTASSSEDPSDAGQELKLCVNRQEMEITVKEVVPSFLHHRPTGPQ, from the exons ATGGAGACTTTGGAGGAGAGGAATGAGCAGAAG gcagaggagcagagtttATTTCCCACTGCGGTGTCAGAGGAGGAGCTGGATGAGGCTCGGAGGAAAAGCTCCTTCAGGCGGCTTTTTGGCTCCAGTAAAATCTTTCTGGCACCGGCAGAGAAACGGCTTCAGAGACCAGATCTGCAGGGGAGCCTGATCCTCCGGAGCAAGGCCGCAGAGCA TTACACAAAAGGAAAAGAGGCGATGGGAAAGTCCCAGTATGAGAAGGCTGTGATCTGCTTCTCCAAAGCCATCACACTGCAGCCACAACAG acggAGCTGTGTGTGAGCCAGGCGGAGGCCTACCTGCAGCTGTGTGACTTCCAGTCAGCAGCAGCCTGTTATAAACGGCTCTGGCACCTGGAGCCCAGAGCTTTCAGCGCCCGCTTGGCCTTCATCTACTACCTCCAG GGTCAGTGTCTGTTCGACCGAGGCCTTCTCTCAGAGGCTCTGGAGGCCTTCGGCAGAGCTGCCGAGGTGAAGCCCGGCTGCAGGGCCTTAGAGGTCAGAAG GCTGGCCTGTCTGACAGCTGCTGGTCGCCACGCCGACTGTCTGAAGCTGGTGAACGGCTGGATGCTGTCGGACGCTccgacctctgacctttacGTCCTCAGAGCCCGACTGCACAAACTGCTCCACAAG ACATCACGTTGTTTTCAGGATGTGAAGTCGGCGTTGGCGTTGACGCCAGCGTGTCCGGCGGCCGGagccctgctgctgcagctgcaggaggccGGTGAACGGGCCAGACTGAAGGCCGTGGACAGAGCTGTGACCGGCCAGCTGCCTGAAGCCGTCTGCATGATCAACGTCGCTCTGGAGAACCAGCCGCAGGACGCACGCCTCTACCTTTTCAG AGGGATTCTGTACCGACGTCTGAAAGACTTCACAGCCGCCATCGAGGACCTGGTCCAGGCTGTGGAGCtgaacgaggaggaggaggaggaggaggtcagaggtcaggctgAGCGTGGCTCTGTGGAAGAGGAGGTGCACTTTCAGCTGGTCCTCGCCTACAATGACTTTGCCGTTCAGTGCTTCAGCAGAGGCCTCTACGCTGAGGCCACGCTGCTGCTCAACAAGGCCATCGGGGAGGAGAAGGGCCAGGCGGGCCTCTACCTGAACCGAGGCG attgTTTCTTTAAGCAGTGTGAGTGGTGTTTTGCTCTGGCTGACTACCAGCAGGCGGAGGAGATGATGCGTCCCGATGACCCGGCCGTACGGCTCCGCCTCGCCGTCCTCCACAACACGCTGGGCTCGTTCTGCTTCCAGGACGG gtgtTTCGAGGAGGCGGCTGACATGTTTTCCCTGGCCGTCCAGTACAACCCCGCAGCCAGCCGGTACTATGAGAACAGATCCAAGACCTTCAGGAAGCTCCTGAACACGGAGGGAGCCAGACGGGACCTCATCTGCATGCTGATCCTGGATCCCACCAACGAGGAG CTGCCTCCGATGCTCATGAGTCTGTTCCCGGGCTGCAGCGGGTCCGAGGTTTTGTCCAGTCCAGCAGGACAGGAAGTCAGAGTCCAGCTGATGGACTCGATCCAgacctgcagctcctcctccgaTCAACAGAG ACTGAGTGAGAAGCTCCTGAAGACGACTCTGACCAATGACAACACAGCGAGCTCATCAGAAGATCCGTCTGACGCAGGACAAGAGCTGAAACTGTGTGTGAACCGACAGGAGATGGAGATAACG GTTAAGGAAGTGGTTCCATCATTTCTGCACCACCGTCCAACTGGGCCCCAGTGA